The Mucilaginibacter mallensis genome has a segment encoding these proteins:
- a CDS encoding alginate lyase family protein, which produces MKCIHKVLTIICCLFLVGSLSRAIAQGFTHPGLLQNTEDIERIKRAVADKQEPIYSGYLVFAADAQSQYTYQMQGPMTMVGRNPTVGQNIYDTDAAAAYQNAIMWVITGKKEYAAKAEEIINAWSSTLKSITGRDAVLMTGLGPFKMINAAEILRYTDAGWSAADIEKTEKHFREVIYPVIKNYALFANGNWDSAAIKTDMAIGVFCNDRAIFEDALRYYVNGAGNGRLSNYIINEAGQCQESGRDQQHTQLGIAHLADCAEIAWHQGLNLYAYDDNLLLKGFEYTAKYNLGLDVPYTPVIDKSGKYLHKQISLEGRGRFRTIYEQVYNHYVNRMGLPAPYTQQVAEKTRPEQKGSGGDNVGFGTLLYSRSGSSNKKTAIIAPAPPAGLIAKTTPENGNIISWIEPVNVASYTVKRSESPRGAFNILASAIKKSVYRDHDAIRGKTYYYTVSAVNNAGQSSDAYPVGITSALPAGWNLAALDTAKQGSVAFDGNAFTIQGEGALIDSVHDSGQFLYRPLTGNGTIIARYVPQISSQLTSFGLTMRQGLKADAKQVSLLMSPEASRQVEAPQWNLKLILRNTAGSKVLSAVNVPMEDESIVTFSRLTGYCWLKLQRQNDKCSAYYSTDGITWKMIGTVSNSFDSQLYIGFFVASGMPGLATAVRLDQISVNNEPLSKN; this is translated from the coding sequence TAACGATTATTTGCTGCCTGTTTTTAGTGGGCAGTCTTTCCCGTGCAATTGCGCAAGGTTTTACGCACCCCGGCTTGTTACAAAATACAGAAGATATTGAAAGAATAAAACGAGCGGTAGCAGATAAGCAAGAGCCGATATACAGCGGCTATCTGGTGTTCGCGGCAGACGCGCAATCGCAATATACCTATCAAATGCAGGGGCCAATGACCATGGTTGGCCGTAACCCTACCGTAGGCCAAAATATATACGATACGGATGCCGCTGCAGCCTATCAGAATGCCATAATGTGGGTCATCACCGGAAAAAAAGAATATGCCGCCAAGGCAGAGGAGATCATCAATGCATGGTCATCCACCCTGAAATCTATAACCGGGCGTGATGCTGTATTGATGACCGGCCTTGGTCCGTTTAAAATGATCAATGCAGCCGAAATATTGCGCTATACCGATGCAGGGTGGTCAGCCGCCGATATTGAAAAGACAGAAAAGCACTTTAGAGAAGTGATTTACCCGGTGATAAAAAATTACGCACTGTTTGCCAATGGTAATTGGGACAGCGCTGCCATTAAAACCGATATGGCCATAGGCGTATTTTGTAACGACAGGGCGATTTTTGAAGACGCGCTGCGTTACTATGTAAACGGAGCAGGCAATGGCCGGCTTTCAAATTATATTATAAATGAGGCAGGCCAATGCCAGGAAAGCGGGCGTGATCAGCAGCATACCCAGCTGGGTATCGCCCACCTGGCTGATTGTGCCGAGATCGCATGGCATCAGGGTTTAAATCTTTATGCTTATGATGATAATCTTTTATTGAAGGGATTTGAATATACTGCAAAATATAACCTGGGACTAGACGTGCCTTATACTCCTGTCATTGATAAAAGCGGCAAATACCTGCATAAGCAGATATCCTTAGAAGGCCGTGGACGGTTCCGCACCATATATGAGCAGGTTTACAATCACTACGTAAACCGGATGGGGCTGCCGGCGCCGTATACACAGCAGGTTGCCGAGAAAACAAGGCCGGAACAAAAGGGCTCGGGAGGCGATAATGTTGGTTTTGGCACCTTGCTTTATTCGAGGTCAGGATCGTCAAACAAAAAAACTGCTATTATAGCGCCAGCGCCTCCGGCTGGACTGATAGCTAAAACCACACCTGAAAACGGAAATATAATCAGTTGGATTGAACCGGTAAATGTCGCCAGTTATACGGTTAAAAGAAGTGAGTCCCCGCGAGGAGCTTTTAATATACTTGCTTCCGCTATTAAAAAATCCGTTTACAGAGATCACGATGCTATTCGTGGTAAAACTTATTATTACACCGTATCAGCAGTTAATAATGCCGGGCAGAGTAGTGATGCTTATCCTGTCGGGATAACTTCAGCGCTTCCCGCCGGGTGGAATTTAGCAGCATTGGATACTGCTAAGCAGGGATCTGTCGCATTTGATGGCAACGCATTTACCATACAAGGCGAGGGGGCATTAATTGACAGTGTACATGACTCAGGGCAATTCTTATATCGCCCGTTAACCGGGAATGGTACCATTATAGCCCGCTACGTGCCGCAGATCAGTTCACAGCTAACCAGTTTTGGCCTTACCATGCGGCAGGGCCTGAAAGCTGATGCGAAACAGGTTTCTTTGCTGATGAGCCCGGAAGCATCCCGGCAGGTTGAAGCACCACAATGGAATTTGAAATTGATACTCCGTAACACTGCCGGGTCTAAAGTTTTATCAGCTGTGAACGTCCCAATGGAAGATGAGTCTATAGTTACCTTTAGCAGGCTCACCGGCTATTGCTGGCTTAAACTGCAACGGCAGAACGACAAATGCTCAGCCTATTATTCAACCGATGGGATCACCTGGAAAATGATAGGCACAGTAAGCAATTCGTTTGACAGCCAATTATACATTGGTTTTTTTGTAGCCTCCGGCATGCCCG